From one Nematostella vectensis chromosome 7, jaNemVect1.1, whole genome shotgun sequence genomic stretch:
- the LOC116609369 gene encoding uncharacterized protein LOC116609369: MVTSAVGLVPLQQNMSMYANVFRLDKKCEKENFPERFDEHKRQIEHLVAFLLDHEEKAKERTGKLSTNGPDMTIPRCTRQSFQIALDSLTSLANTLTEIGEERVLEEIRFASLTTLSVECFFKAMRSDHDMPTIVEYVYRRAHCVEDDMLRNYQKHFTYFTGPNSFYPEKIISGDPPSLMQRPSKKTQTKEGTGDETEDRRLAETMREFTREYGRGVRQANVRAKTKKLTGTLPYSLSMLPDRIETGSDDVLDFVSEARSTVTVNDTGGSTRVQVLYYKDDIVAVRHDYRRKASPYWLAVMVLITFWSSLQLNDSKRTA, translated from the coding sequence ATGGTTACATCAGCTGTTGGACTGGTGCCTCTCCAGCAGAATATGTCGATGTATGCCAATGTGTTCCGCCTGGATAAGAAGTGTGAGAAAGAGAATTTCCCCGAGAGGTTTGACGAACACAAAAGACAGATAGAACATCTGGTCGCGTTTTTATTAGATCATGAAGAAAAGGCAAAGGAGAGGACAGGGAAGCTGAGCACGAATGGCCCTGACATGACAATTCCACGTTGCACCCGACAGTCATTCCAAATCGCGCTTGACTCACTGACCAGCCTCGCAAACACCTTAACAGAGATCGGCGAAGAGCGAGTCCTGGAGGAGATCAGATTTGCGAGTCTGACAACTCTTTCTGTCGAGTGTTTCTTCAAAGCCATGCGTTCCGATCATGACATGCCAACTATTGTGGAGTATGTTTATAGACGAGCGCACTGTGTGGAAGATGACATGCTCCGAAATTACCAGAAGCATTTTACATACTTCACAGGGCCGAACTCGTTTTATCCGGAGAAGATTATCTCGGGCGATCCACCAAGTCTGATGCAGAGGCCATCCAAGAAAACGCAGACGAAAGAGGGGACTGGTGATGAGACAGAAGACCGCAGACTTGCAGAGACCATGCGGGAATTTACACGGGAGTATGGGAGAGGAGTGCGACAAGCAAATGTCCGAGCTAAGACAAAAAAGCTGACAGGAACCCTTCCATACTCACTGAGTATGCTGCCTGACCGAATCGAAACGGGCTCAGACGACGTGCTAGACTTCGTAAGTGAAGCTCGATCAACAGTCACAGTAAATGACACCGGTGGAAGTACCAGGGTGCAGGTCTTGTACTACAAAGACGACATCGTCGCCGTCAGACACGATTACCGACGGAAAGCATCTCCGTATTGGCTCGCCGTTATGGTTTTGATAACGTTTTGGTCATCGCTGCAACTGAACGATTCCAAAAGAACAGCGTAA